In Vigna angularis cultivar LongXiaoDou No.4 chromosome 8, ASM1680809v1, whole genome shotgun sequence, one DNA window encodes the following:
- the LOC108343947 gene encoding 2-oxoglutarate-Fe(II) type oxidoreductase hxnY: MGRQTTQFSALNCIDLSNSDINQSVRLLKQACLDSGFFYVVNHGICQEFMDEVFAQSKKFFSLPLEEKMKILRNEKHRGYTPVLDELLDPENQLRGDYKEGYYIGVEKGEDDPESKKPFYGQNRWPAPDVLPGWRETMEKFHRETLEVGKAVAKIIALALDLDENFFDQPKIFGEPIAILRLLRYEGQISDPSKGLYGAGAHTDFGLITLLATDDVSGLQICKNRDAKPQIWEDVAPLKGAFIVNLGDMLERWSNCVFKSTLHRVLGNGQERYSIAYFLEPSHDCLVECLPTCTSDSNPPKFPPILFQDYLTQRYKDTHADLKFTRNSKLE; encoded by the exons ATGGGAAGACAGACCACACAATTCTCTGCCCTCAACTGCATCGACCTATCCAACTCTGACATCAACCAATCCGTTCGTTTACTCAAACAG GCGTGTTTGGATTCGGGTTTTTTCTACGTTGTCAACCATGGCATATGCCAGGAATTCATGGACGAGGTTTTTGCACAGAGCAAGaagtttttctctcttcccCTTGAGGAAAAGATGAAGATTCTCAGGAATGAAAAACACAGGGGATATACCCCTGTTCTTGATGAACTTCTTGATCCTGAAAATCAACTTCGTG GAGACTATAAAGAAGGGTATTATATTGGAGTTGAAAAAGGTGAAGATGACCCAGAATCGAAGAAGCCTTTCTATGGTCAGAATAGATGGCCTGCACCAG ATGTTTTGCCGGGGTGGAGAGAGACCATGGAAAAGTTCCATCGAGAGACATT AGAAGTGGGGAAAGCTGTTGCAAAGATAATAGCCCTTGCACTTGATTTGGATGAAAATTTTTTTGACCAGCCAAAAATATTCGGAGAGCCAATTGCAATTCTGCGTTTGCTGCGCTATGAAG GTCAAATCTCAGACCCCTCGAAAGGATTATATGGAGCTGGTGCTCATACTGACTTTGGTTTAATTACACTGTTGGCAACAGATGATGTTTCAGGCCTTCAA ATATGCAAAAATAGGGATGCTAAACCTCAGATATGGGAGGATGTAGCACCATTGAAGGG AGCCTTCATTGTGAATCTTGGTGACATGCTGGAGCGCTGGAGCAACTGTGTTTTCAA GTCCACACTGCACAGAGTTCTAGGAAATGGTCAAGAAAGATATTCT ATTGCATACTTCTTGGAGCCAAGTCATGACTGTCTAGTAGAGTGCTTGCCAACCTGCACATCTGATAGTAATCCTCCTAA